One region of Juglans microcarpa x Juglans regia isolate MS1-56 chromosome 7S, Jm3101_v1.0, whole genome shotgun sequence genomic DNA includes:
- the LOC121240645 gene encoding putative 12-oxophytodienoate reductase 11: MTAQTPIIPLLTPYKMGNFNLSHRIVLAPLTRTRSYGHIPQPHAAIYYSQRATNGGLLIAEATGVSETAPGLPHTPGIWTKEQVESWKPIVDAVHDKGGVFFCQLWHAGRVSYRGLQPNEQAPISSTNKPLTVKYEPDGVDASQFTPPRQLRVDEIPQIVNDFRIAARNAIEAGFDGVEIHGAHGYLIDQFLKDHVNDRTDQYGGSLENRCRFALEVVEAVASEIGADKVGIRLSPFIDYMESGDSNPISLGIYMAESLNKYGIVYCHMVEPRMNTAEEKYEGPYSLLPMKKAFMGTFMAAGGYDREGGNNAITENHTDLVAYGRLFLANPDLPTRFQRDASLNKYKRETFYIPDPVVGYTDYPFLDENVA, translated from the exons atgACCGCTCAGACTCCCATCATCCCTCTTCTTACTCCTTACAAGATGGGAAACTTCAATCTTTCTCACAG AATAGTTTTGGCACCATTGACCAGAACTAGGTCGTATGGCCATATTCCCCAGCCACATGCTGCCATATATTATTCGCAGAGAGCCACCAATGGCGGTCTCCTAATAGCTGAAGCGACTGGAGTTTCTGAAACTGCTCCTGG GCTCCCTCACACGCCGGGGATATGGACAAAAGAGCAAGTTGAGTCGTGGAAACCAATCGTAGATGCTGTTCATGACAAGGGTGGAGTCTTCTTTTGTCAACTTTGGCATGCAGGGAGGGTTTCATATCGAG GCTTACAGCCAAATGAGCAAGCTCCAATCTCTTCTACCAACAAGCCTTTAACTGTTAAATATGAACCTGATGGAGTTGATGCTTCACAGTTCACTCCACCAAGGCAGCTAAGGGTAGATGAAATTCCTCAAATTGTTAATGATTTTAGAATTGCCGCGAGGAACGCTATTGAGGCTG GTTTTGATGGAGTTGAGATCCATGGGGCTCATGGTTACCTAATTGACCAGTTTCTTAAAGATCATGTGAATGATCGAACAGACCAATATGGTGGATCCCTTGAAAATCGTTGTAGATTTGCATTGGAAGTAGTCGAAGCTGTTGCTAGCGAGATAGGAGCAGACAAGGTTGGAATAAGGTTGTCTCCTTTTATAGACTATATGGAATCAGGAGACTCAAACCCAATATCATTAGGCATATACATGGCTGAATCCTTAAACAAATATGGGATTGTTTACTGCCACATGGTTGAGCCTAGAATGAACACAGctgaagaaaaatatgaagGTCCTTACAGTCTTCTGCCAATGAAAAAGGCTTTTATGGGTACCTTTATGGCTGCCGGGGGCTATGACAGGGAAGGTGGGAACAATGccatcactgaaaatcacacAGATCTTGTTGCTTATGGTCGTTTGTTTTTAGCCAATCCAGATTTACCCACAAGATTTCAGCGTGATGCCTCTCTCAACAAATacaagagagagacattctACATTCCCGATCCTGTTGTTGGTTATACTGATTATCCGTTTCTTGATGAGAATGTTGCTTAG
- the LOC121240646 gene encoding histone H4, with product MSGRGKGGKGLGKGGAKRHRKVLRDNIQGITKPAIRRLARRGGVKRISGLIYEETRGVLKIFLENVIRDAVTYTEHARRKTVTAMDVVYALKRQGRTLYGFGG from the coding sequence ATGTCGGGACGTGGTAAGGGAGGTAAGGGTTTGGGCAAGGGAGGAGCAAAGCGTCACCGTAAAGTCCTCCGGGACAACATCCAAGGCATCACCAAGCCTGCGATACGCCGTCTGGCTCGTAGGGGTGGTGTGAAGCGTATCAGCGGACTGATCTACGAGGAGACTAGAGGTGTCCTCAAGATCTTCTTGGAGAACGTCATTCGTGATGCCGTGACGTACACCGAGCACGCAAGGAGAAAGACTGTGACAGCCATGGATGTGGTTTACGCTTTGAAGAGGCAGGGAAGGACTCTCTATGGATTTGGTGGTTAG
- the LOC121240644 gene encoding uncharacterized protein LOC121240644, whose amino-acid sequence MPKFDPWPVFFKREWNRNWPFLVGFAITGAIITKFSLGLTEEDAKNSAFVQRHKR is encoded by the exons ATGCCGAAGTTCGATCCGTGGCCGGTGTTCTTCAAGAGGGAATGGAATCGGAACTGGCCTTTCCTGGTGGGTTTCGCCATTACTGGAGCCATCATCACCAAGTTCTCTCTTGGTCTCACTG AGGAAGATGCGAAGAACTCTGCCTTCGTTCAGAGGCACAAGAGGTAA